Proteins encoded by one window of Candidatus Obscuribacter sp.:
- a CDS encoding amino acid transporter, with protein MTVIDRRRATADNQMRRWLLQGIRSNQKSATHHQSSWWKVMCLTGVDYFSTLGYQPGIAFLAAGILSPLATLIVVLVTLFGLLPLYFRVARESPNGQGSIAMLEKLLPGWHGKTFILVLLGFAATDFVITITLSAADATAHIIENPLLPVWMHDRVGLTLVLLGLLCLIFLKGFREAIGFAVALVALYLACNGVVACKALEQIAAHPAVMTNWYEQLFAQYISIPKMIGVSLILFPKLALGMSGFETGVAVMPLVKGDSSDPQLDLEKRIKNTKKLLFSAAIIMAVFLMFSSVITTVLIPPALFNEGGAANGRALAYLAHKYCGEQFGTVYDFSTIAILWFAGASAMAGLLNLVPRYLPRYGMAPAWAQAVRPLVLFFTFVSCVVTIIFKANVDAQAGAYATGVLVLFTSASFAVVMSTWREGKIKRTHFVAILIAFIYTTVANMIERPEGLQIASFFIIAILSTSLISRAMRSLELRILDVQFDATANEFIDQVLSHGTNQINLLAHRPGGQDYARKECEIRKIHKLTEDEASFIFLEVSLSDPSEFTGNCLQITGHMVNGVRVFKCSSPAIPNAIAAILLNLRDRTGTIPHAYFGWTEGNPLSYVFKYIFFGEGETAPVCREILREVERNPCSRPVVIVG; from the coding sequence ATGACTGTAATAGACCGCAGACGCGCCACTGCTGACAACCAGATGAGGCGCTGGTTACTGCAAGGTATTAGGTCAAACCAAAAGAGTGCCACTCATCATCAGAGCAGCTGGTGGAAGGTCATGTGTTTGACCGGTGTCGATTATTTTTCGACTCTCGGTTATCAGCCTGGTATTGCCTTTCTTGCTGCTGGCATATTGTCGCCGTTAGCTACGCTTATTGTTGTGCTGGTGACGCTTTTTGGACTATTGCCACTTTATTTTAGGGTGGCGCGGGAGAGCCCAAACGGTCAGGGCAGTATCGCTATGCTCGAAAAGCTTTTGCCGGGCTGGCATGGCAAGACATTTATCCTGGTGCTTTTGGGTTTTGCTGCTACTGATTTTGTCATTACTATTACGCTCTCTGCTGCCGATGCTACGGCGCACATTATCGAAAACCCCTTGTTGCCTGTCTGGATGCACGATCGCGTCGGGCTTACTCTAGTACTCCTGGGTTTGCTCTGTTTGATCTTTTTGAAGGGTTTTCGCGAGGCAATTGGTTTTGCTGTCGCTCTTGTTGCTCTCTATCTTGCTTGCAATGGTGTGGTTGCCTGCAAAGCACTAGAGCAAATCGCCGCCCACCCAGCTGTTATGACCAACTGGTATGAGCAGCTTTTTGCGCAGTATATTTCTATTCCCAAAATGATTGGCGTGTCTCTTATTTTGTTTCCCAAGCTAGCCCTCGGTATGTCGGGTTTTGAGACTGGTGTGGCAGTTATGCCGCTGGTCAAAGGCGATAGCTCTGACCCGCAGTTAGACTTAGAGAAGCGCATCAAAAACACCAAAAAACTACTCTTTAGTGCCGCCATCATTATGGCTGTATTTTTGATGTTTAGTAGCGTGATTACAACTGTTTTGATACCGCCAGCGCTCTTTAACGAAGGCGGAGCCGCTAATGGTCGTGCTCTAGCTTATCTGGCTCACAAATATTGTGGCGAGCAGTTTGGCACTGTTTATGACTTTAGTACCATCGCCATATTGTGGTTTGCTGGTGCATCAGCCATGGCTGGTTTGCTCAATCTAGTACCACGCTATCTGCCACGTTATGGCATGGCACCTGCCTGGGCACAAGCAGTGCGTCCTTTGGTATTGTTTTTTACTTTTGTCTCTTGTGTAGTTACCATTATTTTTAAGGCCAATGTCGATGCCCAAGCTGGTGCTTACGCTACCGGAGTACTTGTGCTCTTTACCTCAGCTTCGTTTGCTGTAGTGATGTCGACCTGGCGCGAAGGCAAAATTAAGCGCACACATTTTGTGGCCATACTAATAGCCTTCATCTATACCACCGTGGCTAATATGATTGAGCGTCCTGAGGGTCTTCAGATTGCATCATTCTTTATCATCGCCATATTGTCCACTTCTCTCATCTCGCGAGCGATGCGCTCCCTGGAGCTGCGTATCCTCGATGTGCAGTTTGATGCCACTGCTAATGAGTTTATTGATCAGGTCTTGAGTCACGGCACTAACCAGATCAATCTCTTGGCTCACAGACCGGGTGGTCAGGACTATGCACGTAAAGAGTGTGAAATTCGCAAGATCCACAAGCTGACTGAGGACGAAGCTTCGTTTATATTCTTAGAAGTATCTTTGAGCGATCCCTCTGAGTTTACAGGTAACTGTCTGCAAATCACTGGTCATATGGTCAATGGTGTGCGCGTGTTTAAGTGTTCCAGTCCGGCCATACCAAACGCTATTGCCGCTATTTTGCTCAATTTGCGTGATCGCACCGGCACGATACCGCATGCTTACTTTGGTTGGACCGAGGGCAATCCTCTCAGTTATGTCTTTAAGTACATATTTTTTGGTGAGGGTGAGACCGCGCCTGTTTGTCGCGAGATCCTCAGAGAAGTAGAACGCAACCCCTGTAGCAGACCGGTAGTAATCGTTGGTTAA
- a CDS encoding tetratricopeptide repeat protein: MFEVAMRILSYSRAGLAFAIGNSCCLLALFASPLLCPRALAKPITGGISYYNAEDYKKAMPIFERVLARDPNNEQARYYLALCYQREQQTARANEHFEWLSLHARDAKIRAMAQRVMKNAKRVVSVPRKARVPVPNKDYAAGAVSTAETMLSISVPTAERSVLPQVVQDITPPGTTAPGVDKGAGNRQSLCKVIYFYKEQDALCMRFDKDFEAAQNRLKGRLDFEKLKMDDAAHSALLKKYGVRSVPYLVYLDGNGGLIRTDGTTTFVAESDKLALRM; this comes from the coding sequence ATGTTTGAGGTAGCTATGCGAATTTTGTCTTACAGTCGAGCTGGTTTAGCTTTTGCCATTGGCAATAGTTGTTGTCTATTGGCTCTGTTTGCCTCGCCGCTGCTCTGTCCCAGGGCTCTGGCTAAGCCTATCACTGGTGGCATTAGCTATTACAATGCCGAGGACTACAAAAAGGCTATGCCGATTTTTGAACGAGTGTTGGCTAGAGACCCAAACAACGAGCAAGCTCGTTATTATCTCGCACTTTGCTATCAAAGAGAGCAGCAAACAGCTCGTGCCAATGAGCATTTTGAGTGGCTCAGTCTGCACGCCAGAGATGCCAAAATCAGGGCTATGGCTCAGCGAGTAATGAAGAACGCCAAGAGAGTGGTGTCAGTGCCACGCAAAGCAAGAGTGCCTGTACCCAACAAGGACTACGCTGCTGGCGCTGTATCGACTGCTGAAACCATGCTCTCAATCTCCGTCCCTACGGCTGAGAGGTCCGTGCTACCGCAAGTAGTCCAGGATATAACACCACCGGGTACCACAGCTCCTGGTGTCGATAAGGGCGCTGGTAATCGCCAGTCCCTGTGTAAGGTGATTTACTTTTACAAAGAGCAAGATGCCCTTTGTATGAGGTTTGATAAAGACTTTGAGGCGGCGCAAAATCGTCTCAAGGGGCGGCTTGATTTTGAGAAGCTCAAAATGGATGATGCCGCCCATAGTGCCCTGCTCAAAAAATATGGCGTCAGGTCTGTGCCTTATCTTGTCTACTTAGACGGCAATGGAGGCTTGATTCGCACTGATGGCACCACTACTTTTGTCGCTGAGTCTGACAAGCTGGCTCTAAGAATGTGA
- a CDS encoding 1-acyl-sn-glycerol-3-phosphate acyltransferase, whose product MLYHSAMEEQQKSASDAVVRPFIPEKPSPLFIKGAQEVVRAQLASQNHLHLDDNDLAILHSIPAGSGVILAPNHADETDPRLCLELSRRSGKRFISMCNREAFDELFGLAGFVLQRLGHFSVERGAHDIEAKEHAVKVVARGEDALVIFPEGEIFYLNEIVQPFHGGAVDIGMQALIDRRKADPNWSAYIVPMAIKYHYPEVIDTLFECRVTRMESHLLIPHSKEPLPDRLHAIQKKLIERQARNHHIKTDGDSNTDLLEQIVATEKAIIGEVEERHKDLSTYQKRIIDESWQLEAELRNNIAKAKDSAVKKAYEKDLEALKEVAQLASWQPHYYQEDSSPDRLAEALLKLERELYRIHRPKQLARRDVFVKLSQPIALNQFIDAYQTDAKQIRHSLTEDLHGRIQAMIDDVVAQLHQSKDNR is encoded by the coding sequence TTGCTGTATCATAGCGCCATGGAAGAGCAGCAAAAGAGTGCAAGCGACGCAGTCGTGAGACCCTTTATCCCCGAAAAACCGTCACCGCTTTTTATCAAAGGGGCGCAAGAAGTCGTGCGCGCTCAGCTAGCCAGCCAAAATCACCTACATCTCGATGACAACGACCTGGCCATACTCCACAGTATACCGGCTGGCTCAGGTGTAATACTGGCGCCCAATCATGCCGATGAGACCGACCCGAGACTTTGTCTGGAGCTGTCCCGGCGCAGCGGCAAACGTTTTATCTCGATGTGCAATCGCGAAGCCTTTGATGAGCTGTTTGGTCTGGCTGGCTTTGTCCTACAACGCCTCGGACATTTTTCGGTAGAGCGCGGTGCTCACGACATTGAGGCAAAGGAGCACGCAGTCAAAGTCGTCGCTCGCGGCGAGGATGCTCTTGTTATATTTCCTGAGGGTGAGATTTTTTACCTCAACGAAATAGTCCAGCCTTTTCACGGAGGAGCTGTAGACATCGGCATGCAGGCTCTTATCGACAGGCGCAAAGCCGATCCTAACTGGTCCGCTTACATTGTCCCGATGGCTATCAAATATCATTATCCAGAAGTGATTGATACGCTTTTTGAGTGCCGTGTCACTCGCATGGAGAGCCATCTGCTCATCCCCCATAGCAAAGAGCCCCTGCCAGATCGACTGCATGCCATACAAAAAAAACTAATCGAAAGACAGGCACGCAATCATCACATAAAGACAGATGGAGACAGCAATACCGATTTGCTTGAGCAAATTGTTGCCACCGAAAAAGCAATTATCGGCGAAGTAGAAGAAAGACACAAAGACCTCTCCACCTATCAAAAACGCATAATTGATGAGTCCTGGCAGCTAGAAGCAGAACTGAGAAACAACATCGCAAAAGCTAAAGACTCCGCAGTCAAAAAAGCTTACGAGAAGGACCTGGAAGCCCTCAAAGAAGTAGCTCAGCTGGCCAGCTGGCAACCGCACTACTACCAGGAAGACAGCTCCCCTGACAGGCTAGCAGAAGCCTTGCTCAAGCTGGAGCGTGAACTTTATCGCATCCACCGTCCCAAACAACTGGCTAGACGTGATGTATTTGTCAAATTGTCACAACCTATCGCCCTCAACCAATTTATCGACGCCTATCAAACTGACGCCAAACAAATAAGACACAGCCTCACAGAAGATCTGCATGGACGCATCCAGGCCATGATTGATGATGTGGTAGCGCAGCTGCATCAATCAAAAGATAATCGTTAG